A single genomic interval of Dyella sp. GSA-30 harbors:
- a CDS encoding AAA family ATPase, whose product MKTFGHGLIVGKFCPLHRGHQYLLERAQHECERLIILSYTKPELPGCEPARRERWLADLYPEATRLVLDDMRLAAECRQRSLPVTVVPDNSASDDTHRQFVAWLLKHLLETTVDVVFTSEAYGEGFAAVLSREQQADGGPAVRHVMVDAERHAVPVSGTALRADIHGLRRHLAPGVYKDFIRRVAFLGGESTGKSVLAQQLASRLQTVHAAEYGRELWEAKQGVLIKNDMIHIAQTQMAREDSLAPTAVQYLFCDTTPLTTALYSQALFGEVSEELNVLARRTYDRVFLCAPDVPFVQDGTRRDEAFRRWQHEWYVRELHAGGVAYRLLTGSWETRMSTVLSELAVGA is encoded by the coding sequence ATGAAGACGTTCGGCCATGGCCTGATAGTAGGCAAGTTCTGCCCATTGCATCGCGGCCATCAGTATCTGCTTGAACGCGCACAGCATGAATGCGAGCGCCTGATCATCCTTAGTTACACCAAGCCCGAGCTGCCAGGCTGCGAGCCGGCACGGCGGGAGCGCTGGCTGGCTGATCTGTATCCCGAGGCAACACGTCTGGTGCTGGATGACATGCGCCTGGCTGCCGAGTGCCGCCAACGGAGCTTGCCCGTCACGGTCGTACCCGACAATTCGGCATCCGATGATACGCATCGACAGTTTGTGGCATGGCTGCTGAAACATCTGCTGGAGACGACGGTGGATGTCGTGTTCACCAGCGAAGCCTATGGCGAGGGATTCGCGGCAGTGCTATCGCGGGAACAGCAGGCTGACGGCGGGCCAGCAGTGCGCCACGTGATGGTGGATGCCGAGCGCCATGCTGTTCCGGTTTCAGGAACGGCCTTACGTGCCGACATCCACGGATTGCGCCGTCACCTCGCGCCCGGGGTCTACAAGGATTTCATCAGGCGCGTTGCGTTCCTGGGCGGGGAGTCCACGGGTAAGTCCGTGTTGGCCCAACAGCTGGCATCGCGACTGCAAACCGTTCATGCCGCCGAATACGGCCGCGAGCTTTGGGAGGCAAAGCAGGGCGTCCTGATAAAGAATGACATGATCCATATCGCCCAGACCCAAATGGCGCGAGAGGATTCGCTTGCGCCGACGGCTGTCCAATATCTGTTTTGCGACACGACGCCATTGACCACCGCGCTCTATTCACAGGCGCTTTTTGGAGAGGTTTCCGAGGAGCTGAATGTGCTTGCAAGACGCACGTACGATCGCGTGTTTCTATGCGCCCCCGATGTCCCATTCGTGCAGGACGGTACGCGCCGCGACGAAGCATTCAGGCGTTGGCAGCACGAATGGTATGTGCGAGAACTTCATGCAGGCGGAGTGGCATATCGGTTACTGACCGGGTCCTGGGAAACTCGGATGTCGACGGTTTTAAGTGAATTGGCAGTCGGTGCTTGA
- the pnuC gene encoding nicotinamide riboside transporter PnuC, giving the protein MTLLEGAANALATLSILLAGRNSVHTWWTGMVGCTLFAFLFWGARLYADVVLQIFFVAASAVGWWRWMNKGGQGDGAIRRTSTPVLLWLSAAAVVATCGYGALLHRFTDAYAPFADSSVLAISVLAQLLLMRRRIENWPAWLLVNTIAVPLYASRGLTVTAVLYAAYWVNALVAWRHWLRLYRTADAIA; this is encoded by the coding sequence ATGACGTTGCTGGAAGGTGCGGCCAATGCGCTGGCCACCTTGTCGATCCTGTTGGCCGGGCGTAACAGCGTACATACCTGGTGGACGGGCATGGTCGGCTGCACGTTGTTCGCCTTCTTGTTCTGGGGCGCACGCTTGTACGCCGATGTGGTGCTGCAAATCTTTTTCGTCGCTGCCAGCGCGGTGGGCTGGTGGCGGTGGATGAACAAGGGCGGGCAGGGCGATGGGGCGATCCGCCGCACATCGACGCCTGTGCTGCTCTGGCTGTCGGCAGCTGCGGTAGTGGCTACGTGCGGTTATGGCGCGCTGCTGCATCGCTTCACCGATGCCTATGCACCCTTCGCCGATTCGTCCGTGCTGGCGATCTCGGTACTGGCGCAGCTGTTGCTGATGCGTCGCCGTATCGAAAACTGGCCGGCGTGGTTATTGGTCAACACGATTGCCGTACCGCTCTACGCGTCGCGTGGCCTGACCGTCACGGCAGTGCTGTATGCGGCGTATTGGGTCAATGCGCTGGTGGCATGGCGTCACTGGCTACGGCTGTACCGCACGGCAGATGCCATCGCATGA
- a CDS encoding AMP-binding protein: MNREPTDAERYPTLTDAGRAMLRQLTEHPSAPLFRNRSGNRVLAEEVAELREYEREIAQAPFEWSPDTLPPWLAAFVTRVYDDVPYYRGKGAPPPFHDIATVDRGDLAEDIARFVPDSVTLDRMINFRTTGTTGHPLVLPSHPLVAGRYLAYHKRALRRAGIELHHGRGEVGVMLLGMQRKCFTYVSVTPSMDESGLAKINLHPDDWRDAGDRARYIDAMQPELIAGDPISFTELLRLTVQHRPRAMLSVSMALSPSLRSQLADRFGCPVLDVYSMNEAGPLGVYDTTLGGHLLLQPGMYVEILDASGQPVPPGVSGEITLTGGFNFCLPLLRYRTGDHGALLSTRDGPAISHLQGRQPVRYRTASGAWINNIDLTHALAALPLSRYSVHQAVDGRVTLRLADAERGYAQDAAARVAMALHGGEVAVALLDGEDKTLQYTTDLPEGLTR, translated from the coding sequence GTGAACCGGGAGCCCACCGATGCCGAACGCTACCCCACCTTGACCGACGCGGGGCGCGCCATGCTTCGGCAGTTGACCGAGCATCCCAGCGCGCCGCTATTTCGTAACCGCAGCGGCAACCGTGTGCTCGCCGAAGAAGTGGCAGAACTGCGCGAGTATGAGCGCGAGATCGCGCAGGCGCCGTTCGAATGGTCACCGGACACGCTGCCGCCATGGCTTGCGGCCTTCGTGACGCGGGTATACGACGATGTGCCGTACTATCGCGGCAAGGGCGCGCCGCCGCCGTTTCACGATATCGCCACGGTGGATCGCGGCGACCTGGCCGAGGACATCGCGCGCTTCGTACCGGATTCGGTGACGCTCGATCGCATGATCAACTTCCGCACCACCGGTACCACGGGTCACCCGCTCGTGCTGCCATCGCATCCGCTCGTGGCGGGACGCTATCTGGCTTACCACAAGCGAGCGCTGCGGCGTGCCGGCATCGAGCTGCACCATGGTCGCGGCGAGGTCGGCGTGATGCTGCTGGGGATGCAGCGCAAGTGCTTTACCTACGTCTCGGTCACGCCCAGCATGGACGAATCGGGGTTGGCCAAGATCAATCTTCACCCGGACGACTGGCGCGATGCGGGCGATCGCGCACGCTATATCGACGCCATGCAGCCTGAACTTATCGCTGGCGATCCTATCTCGTTCACCGAATTGCTCAGGCTGACGGTGCAGCACCGGCCACGCGCGATGCTGTCGGTCTCGATGGCGCTTTCGCCTTCACTGCGCAGCCAGCTCGCCGATCGCTTCGGGTGCCCGGTGCTGGACGTCTATTCGATGAATGAAGCCGGCCCGCTGGGCGTATATGACACGACACTCGGCGGCCATTTGCTACTGCAGCCAGGCATGTATGTGGAGATACTTGACGCATCGGGGCAACCCGTCCCGCCCGGAGTCTCGGGCGAAATCACGCTGACTGGTGGCTTCAACTTCTGCCTGCCTTTGTTGCGCTATCGCACGGGCGACCATGGCGCATTGCTGTCTACCCGGGACGGCCCGGCGATCTCGCATCTGCAGGGACGCCAGCCGGTGCGCTATCGCACAGCGTCGGGGGCATGGATCAACAATATCGACCTGACCCATGCACTGGCGGCGCTGCCTCTTTCGCGTTATTCGGTACATCAGGCCGTCGATGGCCGCGTGACGTTGCGACTGGCCGATGCGGAGCGTGGCTACGCACAGGACGCGGCGGCTCGCGTCGCCATGGCGTTACATGGCGGCGAGGTAGCTGTTGCTCTGTTGGACGGCGAAGACAAGACATTGCAATACACCACCGATCTGCCGGAAGGATTGACCCGATGA
- a CDS encoding radical SAM protein: MIVLWRITTLCNLACGFCAYDRRVPMDRVHVDPAEVERFATLLGAYRQASGDDVLLSWLGGEPMLWPGVLDLSQRLREQHGVRVSVTTNGTTLCRSGVAAAVAAAFDEVTVSVDAPGGMHERLRGWHDGWAKLDAGVRRLREASDTLRLRANVVLMRDTLPTFAELCDRLAEWRVDEITFNQLGGRDRPEFYPSQALHLSDVAQLRTLMPSLVTRMAARGVRLCANDAYLARFAATASGRAMAVENCESRRPTIFIDEHGQIASCSFTLDVHNLPTHEVRTVQDVAQLRSRLAERRRAVPAAVCGDCPSTQVFAKFGT, encoded by the coding sequence ATGATCGTGCTATGGCGCATTACCACGCTGTGCAATCTCGCTTGCGGCTTCTGTGCTTATGATCGTCGCGTGCCGATGGATCGAGTGCATGTGGATCCCGCCGAAGTGGAGCGCTTCGCCACGCTGCTGGGTGCATACCGACAGGCCAGCGGCGACGATGTTCTGCTGAGCTGGCTGGGCGGTGAGCCGATGCTTTGGCCGGGCGTGCTGGACCTGTCGCAACGGCTGCGCGAACAGCATGGCGTGCGCGTCAGCGTCACCACCAACGGCACCACATTGTGTCGGAGCGGCGTGGCGGCAGCCGTTGCCGCCGCATTCGACGAAGTGACGGTCAGCGTCGATGCGCCAGGCGGCATGCACGAGCGGCTGCGAGGGTGGCACGATGGCTGGGCGAAATTGGACGCGGGTGTGCGGCGGCTGCGTGAAGCAAGCGATACGTTGCGGTTACGTGCAAATGTCGTGCTGATGCGCGATACGTTGCCGACATTCGCCGAACTGTGCGACCGACTGGCGGAATGGCGTGTGGATGAGATCACCTTCAACCAGCTGGGCGGCCGCGACCGTCCAGAGTTCTATCCCTCCCAGGCGCTGCATCTTTCCGATGTGGCGCAGTTGCGCACCTTGATGCCATCCCTGGTAACCCGCATGGCAGCACGCGGTGTACGTCTGTGTGCGAACGATGCGTACCTGGCCAGATTCGCGGCAACCGCGTCTGGCCGCGCGATGGCGGTGGAAAATTGCGAGTCGCGCCGTCCGACGATCTTTATTGATGAGCACGGACAGATTGCCTCGTGCAGTTTCACGCTCGACGTCCACAACCTTCCCACACATGAGGTGCGCACCGTGCAGGATGTCGCGCAACTACGCTCGCGCCTGGCCGAGCGCCGCCGTGCGGTGCCCGCCGCTGTCTGCGGCGATTGCCCCTCCACCCAGGTATTTGCCAAGTTCGGAACATGA
- a CDS encoding AAA family ATPase — MSPFNLFQRVSRAPTNPRAEQAPRTFDVAELYEGPVQLSTDAEQPAVRLDEKLRQAYFWIVNNAIISPHYDIEYHDGPSASFSVGDTHRKLVLPSAQSYSSYVLLPLLTFATRRKCLIVGGPGRGKTASAILMGVLAGYPVREVRRAMQHGHPQMTIADLLGNPLPADLVAAQDMGDIRIAWRKWLSMRVKIIDEYNRIPTRTQSALLTVMGDNYAEVLNHVYECPESAWYLTANDDRGGGTYQVIEALRDRIDVVVQALAFNPRFLDDMLLRIEENIRPEEVMPRDIIFTEAETDRMAEEIRAVGVPHDVRRRIEFFCSQFELMEGAGAQFEYLTKDTVRLAGIDWAQVVAADSGRDRMKDLGCQTLNGLSVRNLMTLLVFAKALAYFRGNAAVSLDDVRQVLPFVLNDKLQPDLDAPFFALPENAAYRTDRLSWLRWLFDASSAEYDRLDLDRNDPVGELSEQFANGLDGLSERETRARIVRIERLIEERVKGRKLYGHLYDDLLKLKYLHQRYTNYLHWQQAR, encoded by the coding sequence GTGTCGCCTTTCAATCTGTTTCAGCGGGTATCGCGGGCGCCCACCAATCCCCGCGCCGAACAGGCGCCACGAACGTTCGATGTGGCCGAGCTGTACGAGGGACCGGTGCAGCTCTCCACCGATGCCGAGCAGCCCGCCGTCCGTCTCGATGAAAAGCTGCGCCAGGCCTATTTCTGGATCGTCAATAACGCGATCATCAGCCCCCACTACGACATCGAATACCACGACGGTCCCTCGGCGTCGTTTTCGGTGGGTGACACGCATCGCAAGCTGGTGTTGCCTTCCGCGCAGAGCTACTCCAGCTATGTGCTGTTGCCGCTGCTGACCTTCGCCACACGGCGAAAGTGCCTGATCGTGGGTGGGCCCGGCCGCGGCAAGACGGCCAGCGCCATCCTGATGGGCGTGCTGGCCGGCTATCCCGTGCGCGAGGTGCGGCGCGCCATGCAGCACGGCCATCCGCAGATGACCATCGCCGACCTGCTGGGCAACCCGCTGCCGGCAGATCTGGTCGCCGCGCAGGACATGGGGGATATCCGCATCGCCTGGCGCAAATGGCTGTCGATGCGGGTGAAGATCATCGACGAATACAACCGCATTCCCACGCGCACGCAGAGCGCGTTGCTCACCGTCATGGGCGACAACTATGCGGAGGTCCTCAACCACGTCTACGAGTGCCCGGAATCGGCGTGGTATCTCACCGCCAATGACGATCGCGGCGGCGGCACCTATCAGGTGATCGAGGCCTTGCGCGACCGCATTGATGTGGTCGTGCAGGCGCTCGCGTTCAACCCGCGCTTCCTCGACGACATGCTGTTGCGCATCGAGGAAAACATTCGTCCGGAAGAGGTGATGCCGCGCGACATCATCTTCACCGAGGCGGAAACCGACCGCATGGCGGAGGAGATCCGTGCGGTGGGTGTGCCGCACGACGTGCGCCGCCGCATCGAATTCTTCTGCAGCCAGTTCGAGCTGATGGAGGGCGCCGGCGCGCAGTTCGAGTACCTGACCAAGGATACGGTGCGCCTGGCCGGCATCGACTGGGCACAGGTCGTGGCCGCAGACAGCGGCCGCGACCGCATGAAGGACCTGGGCTGCCAGACCCTCAACGGCCTGTCGGTACGCAATTTGATGACGCTGCTGGTCTTTGCCAAGGCGTTGGCGTACTTCCGCGGCAATGCCGCCGTGTCGCTGGACGACGTTCGGCAGGTGCTGCCGTTCGTGCTCAACGACAAGTTGCAGCCGGATCTGGATGCGCCGTTCTTCGCCTTGCCGGAAAACGCGGCATACCGTACCGACAGGCTCAGCTGGCTGCGCTGGCTGTTTGACGCCTCCAGTGCGGAATACGATCGCCTCGACCTTGACCGCAACGATCCGGTGGGTGAGTTGTCCGAGCAGTTCGCCAACGGCCTGGACGGCTTGAGCGAACGCGAGACGCGCGCGCGGATCGTGCGCATCGAGCGGCTGATCGAGGAGCGCGTCAAGGGCCGCAAGCTGTATGGGCACCTCTACGACGACCTGCTCAAGCTCAAATACCTTCATCAGCGCTATACCAATTACCTGCATTGGCAGCAGGCGCGCTGA